The Pusillibacter faecalis genome has a window encoding:
- a CDS encoding tocopherol cyclase family protein: MATYYHGATRRRSYFEGWYLKHQTQSGRALSLIPALHIDAEGRRTASLQVITENACWWLEYPELLAEERRFRIQLGENLFDSEGVRLQIRQQELTLTGSLSYGRFTPLRSDIMGPFRLLGGMECAHGVISMGHSLHGTLVLNGEMLDFSQGTGYIETDRGRSFPSTYLWAQSIWQDGGTSLMLAVAAIPMGIGGFTGCICVLCHDGREYRLATYRGVRIERWSSSGAMLRQGRYRLAVDVLEGKGHPLRAPVQGEMSRTIHESLGTVLRVRFWIGKELVLDHTDHHAGFEYAVTASKG; the protein is encoded by the coding sequence ATGGCAACCTATTACCACGGGGCCACCCGGCGTAGAAGCTATTTTGAAGGGTGGTATTTGAAGCACCAGACCCAGAGCGGCCGTGCGCTGAGTCTGATTCCGGCCCTGCACATAGACGCAGAGGGAAGGCGTACCGCATCTTTGCAGGTCATCACAGAGAATGCGTGCTGGTGGCTGGAATATCCGGAGCTTTTGGCAGAGGAACGGCGGTTCCGGATTCAACTGGGGGAGAACCTGTTTGACAGCGAGGGAGTGCGTCTTCAGATCCGGCAGCAGGAGCTTACCCTCACCGGCAGCTTGTCCTATGGCCGTTTCACGCCTCTTCGGTCAGACATCATGGGCCCATTCCGTCTTCTTGGGGGAATGGAGTGTGCCCACGGCGTAATCAGCATGGGGCATTCTCTGCACGGGACCCTGGTGCTGAACGGCGAGATGCTGGACTTTTCCCAGGGAACCGGATATATAGAGACCGACCGGGGACGTTCCTTTCCAAGCACATACCTGTGGGCCCAGAGTATTTGGCAGGACGGTGGTACCAGTTTGATGCTGGCGGTGGCTGCGATCCCGATGGGAATCGGAGGATTTACCGGCTGTATCTGCGTTCTTTGCCATGACGGCAGGGAATACCGGCTGGCCACGTACCGGGGGGTTCGGATTGAGCGGTGGTCCTCCTCCGGTGCCATGCTCCGGCAGGGAAGGTACCGTTTGGCGGTGGACGTGCTGGAAGGGAAGGGGCATCCTCTGCGGGCACCGGTCCAGGGAGAAATGAGCCGGACCATTCATGAGAGTCTCGGCACAGTGCTGCGGGTCCGGTTTTGGATAGGGAAAGAGCTGGTATTGGATCATACGGATCACCACGCCGGCTTTGAGTATGCGGTGACAGCTTCGAAAGGCTGA
- a CDS encoding sodium:glutamate symporter produces MGVMTAVGWIGAFFLLAVIIRAKIKPIGNMLVPACLIGGVIGCVIINTVGLPWTTTADYSLISGQMYNFMFINLGITVAAKAEEKKRDKRSFSIRELRRKMGDSQLSGIFGMGSYWALAYAFQALIGFGILYLIGGIWDMDPVYGLTISFAFAQGPGQAVTFGSGMEAAGWTGAIQVGIMFSAIGFIVAFLLGVPFAKKGIKQGIACSKAEMSEELRVGFFPPEKQETYGKITTYGGNLDTMTFHLALTGLCWICGKVLCISLDKIQIGSGMTLGSTIFFFWGMVAAYIIRFLMGKLGLHKYLDRGTQTRITNACTDLMVMATFLAIDLQFLAKWLVPIAIISIATTWITWVTIRYFGARFGGRNDFERTLAEWGTATGTNATGLALTRIVDPNNDTTTAAELGPSNAVNLPASLYVMPAILAYSAGTMGLKLFLITMILVIVIYLVFMRVVGVWGKKTFDINKGEKYQDGKCYQRMGEPVDE; encoded by the coding sequence ATGGGAGTTATGACAGCAGTTGGATGGATTGGCGCATTTTTCTTGTTGGCAGTTATCATACGTGCAAAGATCAAACCCATCGGCAACATGTTGGTGCCCGCGTGTCTGATCGGCGGAGTCATTGGCTGTGTCATCATCAATACCGTAGGGCTTCCCTGGACCACCACGGCCGACTACTCACTGATTTCCGGGCAGATGTATAACTTTATGTTCATCAACCTCGGCATCACTGTGGCAGCTAAGGCCGAAGAAAAAAAGAGGGACAAACGCAGCTTCAGCATCCGGGAACTCCGCCGCAAAATGGGGGACAGCCAGCTCTCCGGCATCTTCGGCATGGGATCTTACTGGGCGTTGGCCTATGCTTTCCAGGCGCTGATCGGCTTTGGTATCTTATATCTCATCGGCGGCATCTGGGATATGGACCCAGTATATGGCCTGACGATATCCTTCGCCTTCGCACAAGGCCCTGGGCAGGCGGTCACATTTGGTTCCGGGATGGAGGCCGCCGGATGGACCGGTGCCATTCAGGTTGGCATCATGTTCTCCGCCATCGGTTTTATCGTGGCTTTTTTGTTAGGCGTTCCCTTTGCCAAGAAGGGCATCAAACAGGGAATCGCCTGCTCCAAGGCAGAAATGAGCGAGGAGCTGCGGGTGGGCTTCTTTCCCCCGGAAAAGCAGGAAACCTACGGAAAAATTACTACCTATGGCGGAAATCTGGACACAATGACCTTTCATCTGGCCCTGACTGGTCTTTGCTGGATCTGCGGCAAGGTACTGTGTATCTCCCTAGACAAGATTCAAATCGGCTCCGGGATGACCCTTGGTTCAACCATTTTCTTTTTCTGGGGTATGGTCGCCGCGTATATCATCCGCTTTTTGATGGGTAAGCTGGGACTTCACAAGTATCTGGACCGTGGCACTCAAACCCGCATCACCAACGCCTGCACAGACTTGATGGTTATGGCCACGTTCCTGGCAATTGACCTGCAGTTCCTTGCCAAATGGCTGGTTCCTATTGCCATCATTTCCATAGCAACCACATGGATCACCTGGGTGACCATCCGGTATTTCGGTGCCCGCTTTGGCGGCCGCAACGACTTTGAGCGCACCCTGGCCGAGTGGGGAACGGCCACCGGAACCAATGCCACCGGCCTTGCCCTGACCCGGATTGTGGACCCCAACAACGATACCACCACCGCCGCAGAGCTTGGCCCCTCTAACGCAGTGAACCTTCCGGCATCCCTGTATGTCATGCCCGCCATCCTTGCATATTCTGCCGGGACGATGGGATTAAAGCTATTCCTCATCACAATGATTCTGGTGATCGTCATCTATTTGGTCTTTATGCGGGTTGTTGGCGTCTGGGGAAAGAAGACCTTTGATATCAACAAGGGTGAAAAATATCAGGACGGAAAATGTTATCAGCGCATGGGAGAACCCGTTGACGAATAA
- a CDS encoding LysR family transcriptional regulator, producing the protein MGLEKLEYLLTVEETGSISKAAEILYMSQPSLSKSIASVESSIGCKIFQRTSTGLKPTVEGKRYLLYARQAIELQREMLADLKRCCGDGLPRKRFMLGLTPMRSTATLSKTLFNFSNSGIQVELRSTIASDDELIKKLLSGEVDVAVVTLTPDARLDPALTRHHLCSERLLLAVSAQNPVLRKARFDLKDDFPYLSPQDLRSQHFILSTEGTRLYEMANSFFQAEGLYPQRTMIYEDNIDIARALVAKGLGICFINERLAKADPREDTCYCRTEGTLPIRHVYALWRKSDAQRPDMSILFKLFCEEWREVQWHMDESYS; encoded by the coding sequence ATGGGATTGGAAAAGCTGGAATATCTGTTGACCGTGGAGGAAACCGGAAGTATTTCCAAGGCTGCGGAGATTTTGTACATGTCCCAGCCCTCCTTGAGCAAAAGCATTGCCTCTGTGGAAAGCTCCATCGGCTGCAAAATCTTTCAGCGCACATCCACTGGCTTAAAGCCCACCGTAGAAGGGAAACGATACCTGCTCTATGCCCGCCAAGCAATTGAGCTGCAAAGGGAGATGTTGGCGGATTTGAAACGCTGCTGCGGCGATGGGCTGCCCCGGAAGCGGTTTATGCTTGGCCTGACACCTATGCGGAGCACGGCGACTCTTTCCAAAACATTATTTAATTTTTCCAATTCCGGAATTCAGGTTGAACTACGCTCAACCATTGCCTCGGATGACGAGTTGATCAAAAAGCTCTTGTCCGGAGAAGTAGACGTCGCTGTGGTCACATTGACTCCCGACGCCAGATTGGACCCAGCTTTGACCCGGCACCACCTGTGCAGCGAGCGGCTTTTACTGGCTGTCTCGGCTCAAAATCCAGTCTTGCGGAAAGCAAGATTTGATTTGAAAGACGATTTTCCCTATCTGAGTCCGCAGGATTTGAGAAGCCAGCATTTTATTCTCAGTACAGAGGGCACCAGGCTCTACGAGATGGCGAACAGTTTCTTTCAGGCAGAGGGTCTTTATCCGCAGCGCACTATGATCTATGAGGATAATATTGACATTGCAAGGGCTTTGGTTGCCAAGGGGCTGGGCATTTGCTTTATCAACGAACGGCTGGCCAAAGCTGACCCCAGGGAGGACACCTGTTACTGCCGGACAGAGGGGACTCTTCCCATCCGGCATGTCTATGCTCTTTGGCGAAAATCTGATGCTCAAAGGCCAGATATGTCCATCCTTTTTAAGCTTTTTTGCGAGGAATGGCGAGAGGTTCAGTGGCATATGGATGAATCCTACTCCTAA
- a CDS encoding alpha/beta hydrolase, producing MPLDPQVAAHYAAQRATGDITQPISIEEIRANADRIYNDKSRSPQVFDVQDTVIPGPCGGVPVRIYTPGEEDGYPALIYFHGGGFIMHNIASHDSLCRQLCKVCGCVVVNVGYRLAPEHPYPACMEDGYTALQWVHDNAARWRMDRTRIALAGDSAGANISAVVSLLARDRHGPDVKLQILCYGSGGCLSDEKSESMQAFSGGGYVLSKAFMSMAFQLYTQGKAEPEDPYLNPGRAKNLSGLPKSYVITAEYDPLRDDGEAFAKRLLEAGNDVTLFRVPGMMHGFLLLWEEFDRAQRVIDSIGTMVKETFSC from the coding sequence ATGCCGCTTGATCCGCAGGTTGCCGCCCATTATGCCGCACAAAGGGCAACAGGGGATATCACGCAGCCAATCAGTATTGAGGAAATCCGCGCGAATGCAGATCGTATCTACAATGACAAGAGCCGGTCTCCGCAGGTATTTGACGTACAGGACACGGTGATTCCCGGTCCGTGCGGGGGAGTTCCCGTGCGAATTTATACGCCCGGGGAAGAGGATGGATATCCAGCACTCATCTATTTCCACGGCGGCGGCTTTATCATGCATAACATCGCAAGCCACGACTCCCTCTGCCGACAGCTTTGCAAGGTGTGCGGCTGCGTGGTGGTGAATGTTGGGTACCGTCTGGCGCCTGAGCATCCCTATCCGGCCTGTATGGAGGACGGATATACGGCGCTGCAGTGGGTCCACGACAATGCCGCACGTTGGAGAATGGACCGGACGAGGATCGCCCTGGCCGGTGACAGCGCGGGGGCAAATATCAGCGCGGTGGTCAGTCTTTTAGCCAGGGACCGGCATGGGCCGGACGTCAAGCTGCAAATTCTCTGCTACGGGTCCGGCGGATGTCTCTCCGATGAGAAGTCTGAGTCCATGCAGGCATTTTCCGGGGGAGGCTATGTGCTCTCCAAGGCGTTTATGTCCATGGCTTTTCAGCTCTATACCCAGGGGAAGGCGGAGCCGGAGGACCCCTATCTCAATCCAGGAAGGGCAAAGAATCTATCTGGTCTTCCCAAAAGCTATGTGATCACAGCAGAATATGACCCGCTGCGAGATGACGGGGAAGCGTTTGCAAAGCGGCTGCTGGAGGCGGGCAATGATGTGACGCTCTTCCGCGTTCCCGGAATGATGCACGGCTTTTTGTTGTTATGGGAGGAATTTGATCGGGCACAGCGGGTCATTGACAGCATTGGCACTATGGTGAAGGAGACCTTTTCCTGCTGA
- a CDS encoding ABC transporter substrate-binding protein: MKKYFAMLLAVAMLLTACGGDSNTSENTGDTSATYKVGICNYVDDASLNQIVENLQTQLEALGKEHDVTFEISYDICNADANVLNQIIANFIADDVDLMVGVATPVAMAMQAATEDDPIPVVFSAVSDPVSTGLVASLEAPGANLTGTSDYLDTNAVMSLILAADPDVQTVGLLYDQGQDSAATPIAHAKEFLDANGIRYVERTGTTTDEVMLAAEALVTDGVDAVFTPTDNTIMTAELAIYETFIEAGIPHYTGADSFALNGAFLGYGVDYANLGVETANMVADILLNGADPASTPVMTFDNGTATINTETCAALGMDYDEMAELFTPLCTKVAPITTAESFEDLAQ; this comes from the coding sequence ATGAAAAAGTATTTTGCAATGCTGTTGGCTGTTGCCATGCTCCTGACCGCCTGCGGCGGGGATTCTAACACCTCTGAAAATACTGGGGACACCTCTGCTACCTACAAGGTGGGTATCTGCAACTATGTGGATGACGCCTCTTTAAACCAGATTGTGGAAAACCTTCAAACGCAGCTGGAGGCACTGGGGAAAGAGCATGATGTTACATTTGAGATCTCTTATGATATCTGCAATGCCGATGCCAACGTACTCAACCAGATCATTGCGAACTTTATTGCCGATGATGTGGATTTGATGGTGGGTGTGGCCACTCCTGTAGCGATGGCGATGCAGGCCGCTACGGAGGACGATCCGATTCCTGTGGTATTTTCTGCCGTCTCCGATCCCGTCAGCACCGGACTGGTGGCCAGCCTGGAGGCCCCCGGCGCCAATCTGACCGGCACCTCCGACTATCTGGACACCAACGCAGTGATGAGCCTGATTCTGGCTGCGGACCCCGATGTGCAGACAGTGGGCCTGCTCTATGATCAGGGCCAGGACTCCGCCGCCACCCCCATCGCCCACGCCAAGGAATTTCTGGACGCCAACGGCATCCGTTATGTGGAGCGTACTGGCACCACCACTGATGAGGTGATGCTGGCTGCCGAGGCCCTGGTGACGGACGGGGTGGATGCAGTGTTTACCCCCACGGATAATACCATCATGACGGCCGAACTGGCCATTTATGAGACCTTTATTGAGGCCGGGATTCCCCATTACACGGGAGCAGATTCCTTTGCTCTGAACGGCGCCTTCCTGGGCTATGGCGTGGACTATGCCAACCTGGGCGTGGAGACTGCCAATATGGTGGCGGATATCCTGCTGAACGGTGCTGATCCCGCCTCCACGCCGGTGATGACCTTTGACAATGGTACCGCCACGATCAACACGGAGACCTGCGCGGCACTGGGCATGGATTATGACGAAATGGCGGAGCTGTTCACACCGCTTTGCACCAAGGTTGCGCCCATCACCACCGCGGAGAGCTTTGAGGACCTGGCGCAGTAA
- a CDS encoding ABC transporter permease, with amino-acid sequence MDFSLIQTALELGLICSLTVLALFLSYSMLNVCDLSTDGCFTLGAAVGAVVAISGHPYLALPAAMAAGVCSGYVTALLQTRMGVNSLLAGIIVNTGLYSINIWVMSGKSLLNLNKTDTVFTKTKALLENTPLEGQQSLVVAAVAVILVILFLAAFLNTRLGLAIRATGNNPDMVRSSSINPVFTTTVGLCVANAFTGLSGCLLGQMQKSVNIDIGSGMVTIALASLLIGGTFLGRGGILLRAVGMVFGSFIFRLVYTVALRFDMPAYMLKLVSSLIIILAISGPYLRGQWPVVRRRLAHHQAKKEGQ; translated from the coding sequence ATGGACTTTTCTCTGATACAGACTGCCCTGGAACTGGGGCTGATCTGCTCGTTGACGGTGTTGGCGCTGTTTTTGAGCTATTCGATGCTCAATGTCTGCGACCTCTCTACAGACGGATGCTTTACGCTGGGAGCCGCCGTGGGAGCGGTGGTGGCGATTTCCGGCCACCCCTATCTGGCGTTGCCGGCGGCGATGGCGGCTGGGGTGTGCTCCGGCTATGTCACCGCACTGCTGCAAACTCGAATGGGCGTGAACAGCCTGTTAGCTGGTATTATTGTAAACACAGGGCTTTACTCCATCAACATTTGGGTGATGAGCGGAAAATCCCTGCTGAACTTAAATAAGACAGACACAGTCTTTACCAAGACCAAGGCGCTTTTGGAGAACACCCCCTTGGAGGGTCAACAGTCCCTGGTGGTGGCGGCGGTGGCTGTCATCCTGGTGATCCTTTTTCTGGCGGCATTTTTAAATACCAGACTGGGACTGGCTATTCGGGCTACCGGCAACAATCCGGACATGGTACGATCTTCTTCCATCAATCCGGTGTTTACTACAACCGTTGGCCTGTGCGTTGCCAACGCCTTTACCGGTCTCTCCGGCTGTCTTCTGGGACAGATGCAAAAGTCTGTGAATATCGACATCGGCAGCGGCATGGTCACAATTGCCCTGGCGTCGCTTCTGATCGGGGGAACCTTTTTAGGGCGGGGCGGCATCCTGCTGCGGGCTGTGGGCATGGTGTTTGGCTCCTTCATCTTCCGGCTGGTCTATACCGTGGCACTGCGGTTTGATATGCCCGCCTACATGCTGAAGCTGGTTTCCTCTCTAATCATCATTCTTGCGATTTCCGGACCCTATCTGCGGGGACAGTGGCCTGTTGTGCGCCGCAGACTGGCCCATCATCAGGCAAAAAAGGAGGGGCAGTAA
- a CDS encoding ABC transporter ATP-binding protein — protein sequence MLRIAHIYKTFNPGTVNEKKALVDLSLELKAGDFATIIGSNGAGKSTLFNAISGSFFTDAGSIELAGQDITFQPEYQRARKIGRLFQDPMRGSAPGMTIEENLALAAGSGGWFSHMTKKDRQRFRDRLALLDMGLEDRMKQPVGLLSGGQRQALTLMMATMNPPKLLLLDEHTAALDPGAAEKVLNITRRIVEEENLTCLMVTHNMESALALGNRTLMMNQGRILFDVSGEERKGLTVADLLLRFKAEAGKNLDNDRMLLG from the coding sequence ATGCTGCGGATTGCGCATATTTATAAAACCTTTAACCCCGGGACCGTCAATGAGAAAAAGGCGCTGGTGGATTTGTCCTTGGAGTTAAAAGCTGGGGACTTTGCGACCATCATTGGCTCCAACGGGGCTGGGAAGTCTACACTCTTCAACGCGATCTCTGGCAGCTTCTTCACAGACGCAGGTTCTATTGAGCTGGCAGGGCAGGATATCACCTTCCAGCCGGAGTATCAGCGGGCCAGGAAGATCGGTCGGTTGTTCCAGGACCCCATGCGGGGCAGTGCGCCCGGAATGACGATTGAGGAAAATCTGGCCCTGGCGGCCGGCAGCGGTGGCTGGTTCTCACACATGACCAAAAAGGACCGTCAGCGCTTCCGGGATCGGCTGGCTCTGCTGGACATGGGACTGGAGGACCGGATGAAGCAGCCGGTGGGTCTGCTCTCCGGCGGCCAGCGTCAGGCGCTGACGTTGATGATGGCCACGATGAATCCGCCGAAGCTGCTGCTTCTGGATGAACACACGGCGGCGCTGGACCCTGGAGCGGCGGAAAAGGTGCTGAACATCACCCGCCGGATTGTAGAGGAGGAGAACCTTACCTGCCTGATGGTGACACACAACATGGAGTCGGCTCTGGCCCTGGGAAACCGGACGCTGATGATGAATCAAGGTCGGATTCTCTTTGACGTGTCCGGCGAGGAACGCAAGGGCCTCACGGTGGCGGACCTGCTCCTCCGCTTCAAGGCGGAGGCCGGTAAGAATCTGGACAACGACCGCATGCTCCTTGGATAA
- a CDS encoding NAD(P)-dependent malic enzyme, translating to MDYAEESLRLHYAWKGKLEITPRAAVDSKDALSLAYTPGVAQPCLEIQKNPHKSYELTRRWNTVAVVTDGSAVLGLGDIGPEAGMPVMEGKCVLFKAFGDVDAIPLCIRSHDVDDIVNTVALLAGSFGGVNLEDISAPRCFEIERKLKGRCDIPIFHDDQHGTAIITLAGLSNALKLVGKRLEDVRIVINGAGAAAISITKLLLSAGAGHVTLCDRNGAIYVGREGLNWIKAEMAQVTNLERRRGTLADMLVGSDILIGVSAPGAVTTEMVRSMAPGAIIFACANPTPEIFPDDAKAGGAAVVATGRSDYPNQINNVLAFPGVFRGALDARASDINDTMKLAAARALSSLVGEDLSADYIIPAAFDPRVKDAVAAAVEQAAQDSGVARTFS from the coding sequence ATGGATTACGCAGAAGAATCCCTGCGCCTGCACTATGCGTGGAAGGGAAAGCTGGAAATCACTCCGCGTGCGGCGGTAGACAGTAAGGATGCTTTATCTCTGGCCTATACCCCCGGTGTCGCCCAACCCTGCCTAGAAATTCAGAAGAATCCCCACAAAAGCTACGAGCTAACCCGACGCTGGAACACGGTCGCCGTGGTCACAGACGGCTCCGCTGTTCTGGGGCTGGGTGATATTGGTCCGGAGGCCGGCATGCCTGTTATGGAAGGTAAGTGCGTTCTCTTCAAGGCCTTTGGTGATGTAGACGCTATTCCCCTGTGTATCCGGAGCCACGATGTGGATGACATCGTCAACACCGTGGCACTGCTGGCTGGATCTTTTGGCGGCGTGAATCTGGAGGATATCTCCGCTCCCCGCTGTTTTGAAATTGAGCGGAAGCTGAAGGGGCGCTGCGACATCCCCATCTTCCATGATGACCAGCACGGTACTGCCATCATCACGCTGGCGGGACTCTCTAACGCTCTGAAGTTGGTTGGGAAGCGTCTGGAGGACGTGCGGATTGTCATCAACGGCGCGGGTGCGGCAGCCATTTCCATCACAAAGCTGCTGCTCTCGGCCGGAGCAGGGCATGTCACACTCTGCGACCGAAACGGGGCCATTTACGTCGGCCGGGAGGGGCTGAACTGGATCAAGGCAGAAATGGCCCAGGTCACAAATCTGGAGAGAAGGCGTGGTACCCTTGCAGATATGCTTGTAGGATCTGATATTCTGATCGGCGTGTCCGCCCCTGGCGCCGTCACCACGGAGATGGTTCGGAGCATGGCCCCCGGTGCTATCATCTTTGCTTGTGCGAACCCAACGCCTGAGATCTTCCCTGACGATGCCAAGGCTGGCGGCGCGGCGGTGGTAGCCACAGGCCGCAGCGATTATCCCAATCAGATCAACAATGTGCTGGCCTTCCCCGGTGTTTTCCGCGGTGCTCTGGACGCACGTGCCAGCGACATTAACGACACCATGAAGCTCGCTGCCGCGCGCGCTTTGTCCAGCTTGGTTGGCGAGGATCTCTCCGCCGATTATATCATCCCTGCTGCCTTTGACCCCCGGGTCAAGGATGCTGTAGCCGCTGCTGTGGAGCAGGCCGCTCAGGATTCCGGCGTCGCCCGTACTTTTTCTTGA
- a CDS encoding alpha/beta-type small acid-soluble spore protein, whose product MSSKNSNKINVPEARAAMDKFKMEAASEVGVNLKEGYNGDLTSREAGSVGGQMVKKMIESYEKSL is encoded by the coding sequence ATGTCTAGCAAGAATAGCAATAAGATCAATGTTCCCGAGGCTCGTGCGGCTATGGATAAGTTCAAGATGGAGGCTGCTTCCGAGGTTGGCGTCAACCTGAAGGAGGGCTACAATGGCGACCTGACCTCTCGCGAGGCCGGCTCTGTCGGCGGCCAGATGGTCAAGAAGATGATCGAGTCCTACGAGAAGAGCCTGTAA
- a CDS encoding RrF2 family transcriptional regulator produces MKISTKGRYALRLMTDLAAYDQDGYVSLKDVAERQKISPKYLEQIAGMLAKAGLLHSGRGAQGGYRLAREPKAYTVGEILRLTEGNLAPVACLAGAENRCELCGECSTLDFWAGLYATVNEYLDRYTLADLLKERQRKLKKSKLS; encoded by the coding sequence ATGAAAATTTCCACAAAGGGCCGGTATGCCCTGCGGTTGATGACAGACTTAGCCGCTTATGACCAGGATGGATATGTCTCCTTGAAAGATGTTGCGGAGCGGCAGAAAATTTCGCCAAAATATCTGGAGCAAATCGCTGGCATGCTGGCAAAAGCCGGCCTCCTCCACAGCGGCCGCGGCGCCCAGGGCGGCTATCGCCTTGCGCGAGAGCCAAAGGCATATACGGTCGGTGAAATCCTCCGCCTGACAGAGGGAAATTTAGCACCGGTGGCTTGCTTGGCGGGCGCAGAAAATCGCTGTGAGCTCTGTGGCGAGTGCTCGACTCTGGACTTTTGGGCAGGTCTTTATGCAACGGTAAATGAATATCTGGATCGCTATACGCTGGCGGATCTACTAAAGGAGCGTCAACGTAAGCTGAAAAAAAGCAAATTGTCCTGA
- the glmM gene encoding phosphoglucosamine mutase yields MGRYFGTDGFRGKANEELTAQHAYEIGRFLGWYYGRNERARIVVGKDTRRSSYMLEYAISAGITASGADVYLLHVTTTPSVSYVARTDGFDCGVMISASHNPFYDNGIKLMNREGEKMDEATISLVEDYLDGHLEVDGVRWPELPLAAGAEIGSVVDHSAGRNRYMGYLISLGMYSFKGKKVALDCANGSAWSIAPHIFEALGAEVAVINNRPNGLNINDNAGSTHIGGLQKFVVENSMDVGFAYDGDADRCLAVDETGALVDGDKIMYLYSCYMKEREKLKNNTVVTTVMSNFGLYKALDQVGIGYAKTAVGDKYVYEHMVQHGDRIGGEQSGHIIFSRYARTGDGILTSLKVMEVMLAKKERLSKLVEPVTIYPQVLINVRVRDKRTAQEDPAVQAAVESVAQALGDNGRILVRESGTEPLVRVMVEAESEQRCQELAEQVAAVIRSQGHAI; encoded by the coding sequence ATGGGAAGATATTTTGGAACGGACGGTTTCCGAGGCAAGGCGAATGAGGAGCTGACTGCCCAGCATGCCTATGAAATCGGACGCTTTCTGGGATGGTACTATGGACGCAATGAGCGGGCGCGCATTGTAGTAGGCAAGGATACCCGCCGCTCCAGCTACATGCTGGAGTACGCGATCAGCGCTGGAATTACTGCCTCTGGCGCGGATGTGTATCTGCTGCATGTGACCACAACACCCTCGGTGTCCTATGTAGCCCGGACGGATGGTTTTGACTGCGGCGTGATGATTTCCGCCAGTCACAATCCCTTCTATGATAATGGCATCAAATTGATGAACCGGGAAGGGGAGAAGATGGACGAAGCGACAATCTCCCTGGTGGAAGATTATCTGGACGGCCATCTAGAGGTGGACGGTGTTCGGTGGCCGGAGCTGCCGCTGGCAGCGGGAGCGGAGATTGGTAGTGTGGTGGATCACAGTGCCGGGCGGAACCGCTACATGGGTTACCTGATCTCGTTGGGGATGTACTCCTTTAAGGGAAAGAAGGTGGCTTTGGACTGTGCCAACGGCAGCGCCTGGAGCATCGCGCCCCATATTTTCGAGGCATTGGGAGCAGAAGTAGCTGTCATCAATAACCGGCCCAATGGGCTGAATATCAATGATAACGCCGGCTCTACCCATATCGGCGGCCTACAGAAATTTGTGGTGGAGAACAGCATGGATGTAGGTTTCGCCTATGATGGCGACGCGGACCGCTGCCTGGCGGTGGATGAGACCGGAGCGCTGGTAGACGGCGATAAAATCATGTATCTCTATAGTTGTTATATGAAAGAGCGGGAAAAGCTGAAAAATAACACGGTGGTTACAACGGTGATGAGCAATTTTGGACTGTACAAGGCCCTGGACCAGGTTGGAATCGGCTATGCCAAGACCGCGGTAGGGGATAAGTATGTCTATGAGCACATGGTGCAGCACGGGGACCGTATTGGAGGCGAGCAGTCCGGGCATATTATTTTTTCCCGCTACGCCCGCACCGGAGATGGAATTTTGACCTCTTTGAAGGTAATGGAGGTCATGCTGGCAAAAAAGGAGCGGTTGAGCAAGCTGGTGGAGCCAGTGACGATCTATCCTCAGGTTCTGATCAATGTGCGGGTTCGGGATAAGCGGACTGCTCAGGAGGACCCTGCTGTACAGGCTGCGGTGGAATCCGTGGCACAGGCTTTGGGCGATAACGGCCGGATACTGGTACGGGAGTCTGGCACAGAGCCCTTGGTGCGGGTCATGGTGGAGGCTGAGAGCGAGCAGCGCTGTCAGGAACTGGCCGAACAGGTTGCTGCAGTGATCCGCAGCCAGGGACATGCGATTTGA